One stretch of Brevibacillus laterosporus DNA includes these proteins:
- a CDS encoding ABC transporter ATP-binding protein/permease: protein MNLLEVKNINKSYTIYKKEKTKILHDVNLSFNKGEFVSILGESGCGKSTLMNIIGGMDSDFGGEVLVEGTNLKNMKEHELDDYRKSKIGFVFQSFNLIPHLSVLENVTIVMQMASKSEKERNERAKDLLTEVGLKEHMMKKPNQLSGGQKQRVAIARALANEPEILLADEPTGALDKETSQQILELLDNIAKKGKLVITVTHSQKVADSGSRIVKIDDGKVIEDINLKDSYQAKETSPQVKSKSLSLASSFKLALKNMKLNAKRNILVALGGSIGILSVILMLSLGSGVTNYINEEINSSMNPLMVEITKKGEENNDTGNSMPMLGAKEPFNEEDIEQIKNIEHVNRVEKVTSFNMKSSAGLGDKRSDIMQFSTMTDSIKKENVEKGHLPGENEVLLTPSLAKALSSNENYKSLIGKEISVYVTEIGIDNKPVTIENKLKVSGIYKAESMGPQGTTMAYVKYETLENAYAKQGLTLSPTQINAFADKQEQVDAIKTKLENDGFESSQMAEMLKKVTSYLDMATVLLAGIAGISLIVSGIMILVVLYISVVERTKEIGILRAVGARKKDIKRIFFSESALLGLFSGLIAVIVATVISVIGNSILSNSFGAELINLTGQNVFFGIAVSMIVSIIAGIMPSSKAAKLDPMESLRFE from the coding sequence ATGAATTTGTTAGAAGTAAAAAATATAAACAAGTCATATACCATTTATAAAAAAGAAAAAACAAAAATACTTCATGATGTAAATCTAAGTTTTAATAAAGGAGAGTTCGTATCTATACTTGGTGAATCAGGATGTGGAAAATCAACTTTAATGAATATTATTGGTGGGATGGACTCTGATTTTGGAGGAGAAGTCCTGGTAGAAGGAACGAACTTAAAAAACATGAAGGAACATGAACTTGATGATTATAGAAAAAGTAAAATCGGTTTTGTATTCCAAAGTTTTAATTTAATCCCCCACCTTAGCGTATTAGAAAACGTAACGATTGTCATGCAAATGGCAAGTAAGAGTGAAAAAGAACGAAATGAAAGAGCAAAAGACCTTTTAACTGAAGTCGGCTTAAAAGAACACATGATGAAAAAGCCAAATCAACTTTCTGGTGGACAAAAACAGCGTGTAGCAATTGCTCGTGCATTAGCTAACGAACCAGAAATCCTTTTAGCTGACGAACCAACGGGAGCTTTGGATAAAGAAACGAGTCAACAAATACTTGAATTACTAGATAACATTGCAAAAAAGGGAAAACTAGTAATCACAGTAACTCACTCTCAAAAGGTTGCCGATTCTGGTAGTAGAATTGTGAAAATTGATGATGGGAAAGTTATCGAAGACATAAATCTGAAGGATAGTTACCAAGCTAAAGAAACGTCTCCACAAGTAAAATCTAAAAGCCTTAGCTTGGCTTCTTCGTTTAAACTTGCGTTGAAAAATATGAAGTTGAATGCAAAAAGAAATATCTTAGTCGCTTTAGGTGGTTCCATTGGTATATTAAGTGTTATTTTGATGTTGTCATTAGGTAGCGGTGTAACAAACTATATCAATGAAGAAATCAACTCCAGTATGAACCCCTTAATGGTTGAAATCACCAAAAAAGGGGAAGAAAATAATGATACAGGTAATTCCATGCCTATGTTAGGTGCAAAAGAACCTTTTAACGAAGAAGATATTGAACAAATTAAAAATATTGAACACGTTAATAGGGTTGAGAAAGTAACATCTTTTAACATGAAAAGTAGTGCAGGATTAGGGGACAAGCGTTCAGATATCATGCAATTCTCAACCATGACTGATTCAATTAAAAAGGAAAATGTAGAAAAAGGTCATCTTCCAGGTGAAAATGAGGTTCTCTTAACACCATCTTTAGCGAAAGCATTAAGCAGCAATGAAAACTACAAGTCGTTAATTGGTAAAGAAATAAGTGTCTATGTTACCGAAATTGGAATAGACAACAAACCTGTTACCATCGAAAATAAATTAAAAGTGTCTGGTATTTATAAGGCTGAAAGTATGGGACCACAAGGAACAACGATGGCATATGTAAAATATGAAACATTAGAAAATGCATATGCAAAGCAGGGATTAACTTTAAGCCCTACTCAAATTAACGCATTTGCAGATAAACAAGAACAGGTAGATGCGATTAAAACAAAATTAGAGAATGATGGATTTGAAAGTTCGCAAATGGCTGAAATGCTTAAAAAGGTTACTTCCTATTTAGATATGGCTACTGTCCTACTGGCAGGAATTGCGGGAATTTCTCTAATTGTTTCGGGTATTATGATTTTAGTTGTTTTATATATCAGCGTAGTTGAAAGAACAAAAGAAATTGGAATATTACGTGCTGTTGGGGCAAGAAAGAAAGACATAAAACGAATTTTCTTCTCAGAATCGGCTTTGCTTGGATTATTTAGTGGGTTAATAGCTGTGATTGTTGCCACAGTTATTAGTGTAATAGGAAATAGCATTTTATCAAATAGCTTCGGTGCAGAACTCATCAATCTAACGGGACAAAATGTGTTCTTTGGTATAGCGGTCAGTATGATTGTAAGTATAATTGCAGGAATTATGCCATCATCCAAAGCTGCAAAATTGGACCCGATGGAATCGCTAAGATTTGAATAA